One Budorcas taxicolor isolate Tak-1 chromosome 13, Takin1.1, whole genome shotgun sequence DNA window includes the following coding sequences:
- the LOC128058101 gene encoding pancreatic trypsin inhibitor-like has product MGKPAFLCLLPFPGSPALLVLLGTLVAGTPEGDDSNKDNGLHPAFCLQPPYTGPCRAMFTRYFFNAVSGLCQTFTYGGCRRKPNNFRSEKDCISACGGHNRAQRKTGPGRVGRKGLGRRAELRGHTPFTPARCLSSSLLASRSGRSVL; this is encoded by the exons ATGGGGAAGCCAGCTTTTTTGTGCCTGCTACCCTTCCCCGGCAGCCCTG CCCTTCTGGTCCTCCTGGGCACCCTGGTGGCCGGCACCCCAGAGGGTGACGACAGCAACAAGGACAATG GCCTGCACCCTGCCTTCTGTCTGCAGCCTCCATACACCGGGCCCTGCAGGGCCATGTTCACCAGGTACTTCTTCAACGCCGTGTCCGGGCTCTGCCAGACCTTTACTTACGGCGGATGCAGAAGGAAGCCGAACAACTTCCGGAGTGAGAAGGACTGTATCAGCGCCTGTGGGGGCCACAACAGGGCACAGCGTAAGACGGGGCCGGGCAGAGTGGGACGGAAAGGGCTGGGGAGGCGGGCGGAGCTCAGGGGCCACACACCGTTCACCCCTGCCCGGTGCCTTTCCTCCTCGCTGCTGGCCAGCAGAAGTGGCCGCAGTGTCCTGTGA